The sequence TTTTCCCAATGCCCCCcgcaggggctgagcccccccccgaGTGCCGACGGGAGCGGCCGCTGAGGACGGCACCATGAGGGAGAGCTTCGACGCCCTGCTCGCCCTGGGTAAGGCAGCGGCACCGAAACCCACACCGGAGGCTCCGGGTTTGCGCCCGTGCCCGCCGCAGAGCCACGAGCTCGGGGGCCCGGCCAGGCGGTTGGGTTTTGGTGTGCGGGGCCCGGGGGGGAGCCAGGAGCCGGGATTGGGAGCCGGAGCCACCCCGGTTCATCCCGGTGCTGTCCCACGCAGGCGTCCCCATCACCAAGCCGGAGCCGGTGCCGCACACGGAGCAGGCGGAGGAGCCGCGCACCCAGGCGCCGGTGGAGGAGACGGAGGCAGCGGGCTGCGCCGGCTCAGGTTGGTGCCAAAACCCTGGGGTCCCTGGATCTGGAGGGGCCCCCGGCTTTACCACGCTTTCTCCTGGCAGCGAGGCTGCTGGTCCCCAAGGCGGAGGCGCTGCCTGAGGGCGATGGCGAGGAGCAGGCGGGCGGCGGGGACGCGGGGGCCGTGCAGGGGCACGGCAGCCTGGAGCTCGGCTGCTCAGGTGAGGTTCATGTTCCGGCACCGCCAGCTCGTGGCAAACCCACCGGTCAGCACGGTGCGGGCACGCTGGGGGCACACGGTGAGAATCACTGGGTTCCCCTGGCGGTGCCGCCCGGCGCGCCGACCGCGTCCCCACGGCCCCGCTCTGTGCCCCGCAGAGGACTGGCTGGTGCGGAAGGTGAAGGTGGAGGACGAGGACGAGGAGTGGCCGGCCGGCCTCAGCGCCGAGGCCCTGCTGGCGGGGCAGCTCCCGGGCAGCAcctccccgcccgccgcggGCGCCTGCAAGccggagccccccagccccggggagccggCGGAGCTGGGCTACGGCGCGCTGCCCGCCTTCGCCTGGCCGCTGCTGGGCGAGGGCTTGGCCGGCCCCGGCgcctgccagcactgctgctgcgCGGCGCAGCCCCGGCCGTGCGGGCAGTGCGGCTCCCCGGGCCCCCCGCGCCCCTTCGCCTGCGCCCAGTGCGGGAAGGGCTTCGGCAAGAAGGCGCACCTCACCCGGCACCTGCGGGTGCACACGGGCGAGCGGCCCTACCCCTGCGCCCAGTGCGGCCGGCGCTTCCGCCAGAAGATCCACCTCCGCTCCCACCAGAAGACGCACACGGGCGAGCGGCCCTTCCCCTGCACCGAGTGCGGCCGCCGCTTCCGCAAGAAGACGCACCTGGTGCGGCACCTGCGCACCCACACCGGCGAGCGCCCCTACGCCTGCGCCTGCTGCGGCCGCAGCTTCGCCCACAAGC comes from Aythya fuligula isolate bAytFul2 chromosome 2, bAytFul2.pri, whole genome shotgun sequence and encodes:
- the ZNF467 gene encoding zinc finger protein 467, yielding MRESFDALLALGVPITKPEPVPHTEQAEEPRTQAPVEETEAAGCAGSARLLVPKAEALPEGDGEEQAGGGDAGAVQGHGSLELGCSEDWLVRKVKVEDEDEEWPAGLSAEALLAGQLPGSTSPPAAGACKPEPPSPGEPAELGYGALPAFAWPLLGEGLAGPGACQHCCCAAQPRPCGQCGSPGPPRPFACAQCGKGFGKKAHLTRHLRVHTGERPYPCAQCGRRFRQKIHLRSHQKTHTGERPFPCTECGRRFRKKTHLVRHLRTHTGERPYACACCGRSFAHKQHLLRHQQLHAEPADGAALPPAEQKPFPCPECGKSFSWKKNLTSHRRLHLEGRPFACAECGRGFSDKRHLTAHLRGHMGLKPYACPHCEKTFSHKPNLTTHQRTHTGERPFACPDCGRGFAHNQHLLRHLRVHTGERPFACPQCGRCFSSRPNLIAHTKAHAGARPFTCEQCGRGFSRKSHLARHQAVHTGTRPHGCAQCGKRFSSKTNLARHQAVHTGHRPYICTQCGKSFSRKTHLLRHERTHATAPAPRQSWAAPAPAT